A single genomic interval of Streptomyces sp. BA2 harbors:
- a CDS encoding trypsin-like serine peptidase: MRSTRAPFARSRGRRLALAATGLAATLALTATACGPSDDKASDKAGSGTSQGADKGSDTGSDAKLPGDLADKLKDHGIDPDKWKDGGWKNFEKGEWLREAKDFVNPVIEGLWKPERMKDAKDPKKTIAAKDAPSDQGATDPEPSPVQAKREKTPYHENAAPVGKIFFDAPEGSMVCSGTVVKDPRNPGKSNLVWTAGHCVHAGSAGGWYRNITFVPAYNDLGKSEAELSNAAPQEVAPYGQYWADWVSTSAEWIDQGAASGGAGAPYDYAVMHVKPEQGSKSLEETVGNALEVDFSTPAAQSVSSMGAWGYPAAPPYNGQIMHKCIDKPGRLSLTSTQPTMYRIGCTMTGGSSGGGWFRMVGDKTQLVSNTSIGPAENTWLAGPQLGKGAEQVYDMMSKKYGSK, encoded by the coding sequence ATGCGTTCCACTCGTGCGCCCTTCGCGCGCAGTCGCGGGCGGCGTCTCGCACTCGCCGCCACCGGGCTCGCCGCGACTCTGGCACTCACCGCCACGGCCTGCGGTCCCAGCGACGACAAGGCCAGCGACAAGGCTGGTTCCGGCACCTCTCAGGGCGCCGACAAGGGTTCCGACACCGGCTCCGATGCCAAGCTGCCCGGCGACCTCGCCGACAAGCTGAAGGACCACGGCATCGACCCGGACAAGTGGAAGGACGGTGGCTGGAAGAACTTCGAAAAGGGTGAATGGCTCCGCGAGGCCAAGGACTTCGTCAACCCGGTCATCGAAGGGCTCTGGAAGCCCGAGCGGATGAAGGACGCCAAGGACCCGAAGAAGACCATCGCCGCGAAGGACGCCCCCTCGGACCAGGGCGCGACGGACCCCGAGCCGTCGCCGGTCCAGGCGAAGCGCGAGAAGACGCCGTACCACGAGAACGCCGCCCCGGTCGGCAAGATCTTCTTCGACGCCCCCGAGGGCTCGATGGTCTGCTCCGGCACGGTCGTGAAAGACCCGCGCAACCCGGGCAAGTCCAACCTCGTGTGGACCGCGGGCCACTGCGTGCACGCCGGTTCCGCCGGTGGCTGGTACCGCAACATCACCTTCGTGCCTGCCTACAACGACCTCGGCAAGTCCGAGGCCGAGCTGAGCAACGCCGCCCCGCAGGAAGTCGCCCCCTACGGCCAGTACTGGGCCGACTGGGTCTCGACCTCCGCCGAGTGGATCGACCAGGGCGCGGCTTCGGGCGGCGCCGGTGCGCCGTACGACTACGCCGTGATGCACGTGAAGCCGGAGCAGGGCTCCAAGTCCCTCGAGGAGACGGTCGGCAACGCGCTCGAGGTCGACTTCTCGACTCCGGCGGCGCAGAGCGTGAGCTCGATGGGCGCCTGGGGCTACCCCGCCGCTCCCCCGTACAACGGCCAGATCATGCACAAGTGCATCGACAAGCCGGGCCGCCTCTCGCTGACCTCCACCCAGCCGACGATGTACCGCATCGGCTGCACCATGACCGGCGGTTCGTCCGGTGGCGGGTGGTTCCGGATGGTGGGCGACAAGACCCAGCTGGTCTCGAACACCTCGATCGGCCCGGCCGAGAACACCTGGCTGGCCGGACCGCAGCTGGGCAAGGGCGCCGAGCAGGTCTACGACATGATGAGCAAGAAGTACGGCTCCAAGTAG
- the hflX gene encoding GTPase HflX: protein MTSSSSPSQDAQSLAQNYPEGLRADALMEEDVAWSHGHDGERDGEQFDRSERAALRRVAGLSTELEDVTEVEYRQLRLERVVLVGVWTSGTVQDAENSVAELAALAETAGALVLDGVIQRRDKPDPATYIGSGKAQELRDIVLETGADTVVCDGELSPGQLIHLEDVVKVKVVDRTALILDIFAQHAKSREGKAQVALAQMQYMLPRLRGWGQSLSRQMGGGGSSGGGGMATRGPGETKIETDRRRIREKMAKMRREIAEMKTGREIKRQERKRNKVPSVAIAGYTNAGKSSLLNRLTGAGVLVENALFATLDPTVRRAETPSGRIYTLADTVGFVRHLPHHLVEAFRSTMEEVGESDLILHVVDGSHPVPEEQLAAVREVIRDVGATDVPEIVIVNKADAADPLVLQRLLRNEKHAIAVSARTGAGIEELLALIDAELPRPKVEIEALVPYTQGQLISRAHAEGEVLSEEHTAEGTLLKARVHEELAADLTPYVPVAG, encoded by the coding sequence ATGACCTCCTCTTCTTCCCCTTCCCAGGACGCGCAGAGCCTCGCGCAGAACTACCCCGAAGGTCTTCGGGCCGATGCCCTGATGGAAGAGGACGTCGCCTGGAGCCACGGACACGACGGAGAGCGGGACGGCGAACAGTTCGACCGCTCCGAGCGCGCGGCCCTGCGCCGCGTCGCCGGCCTCTCCACCGAGCTCGAGGACGTCACCGAAGTCGAGTACCGACAGCTCCGTCTGGAGCGAGTGGTGCTGGTCGGCGTGTGGACCTCGGGCACAGTGCAGGACGCGGAGAACTCCGTCGCCGAGCTGGCCGCCCTCGCCGAGACGGCGGGCGCGCTCGTGCTGGACGGCGTCATTCAGCGCCGCGACAAGCCCGACCCGGCGACGTACATCGGATCCGGCAAGGCCCAGGAGCTGCGTGACATCGTCCTCGAGACCGGGGCCGACACCGTCGTCTGTGACGGTGAGCTGAGCCCTGGCCAGCTGATTCACCTCGAAGACGTCGTCAAGGTCAAGGTGGTCGACAGGACCGCCCTGATCCTCGACATCTTCGCCCAGCACGCCAAGTCCCGAGAGGGCAAGGCGCAGGTCGCCCTTGCCCAGATGCAGTACATGCTCCCGCGCCTCCGAGGCTGGGGTCAGTCGCTCTCCCGCCAGATGGGCGGCGGCGGATCCAGCGGTGGCGGCGGCATGGCGACACGTGGTCCCGGTGAGACCAAGATCGAGACGGACCGCCGTCGGATCCGCGAGAAGATGGCGAAGATGCGCCGGGAGATCGCGGAGATGAAGACGGGCCGCGAGATCAAGCGCCAGGAGCGCAAGCGCAACAAGGTGCCTTCGGTCGCGATCGCCGGTTACACGAACGCGGGCAAGTCCTCCCTGCTCAACCGCCTCACGGGCGCGGGCGTCCTGGTGGAGAACGCCCTGTTCGCCACCCTCGACCCGACCGTGCGCCGGGCCGAGACGCCGAGCGGCCGGATCTACACCCTGGCCGACACCGTCGGGTTCGTACGGCATCTGCCGCACCACCTCGTCGAGGCGTTCCGCTCCACGATGGAGGAGGTCGGCGAGTCCGACCTGATCCTGCACGTGGTGGACGGTTCGCACCCGGTGCCGGAGGAGCAGCTGGCCGCCGTGCGCGAGGTGATCCGCGATGTGGGCGCGACCGACGTGCCCGAGATCGTGATCGTCAACAAGGCGGACGCGGCCGATCCGCTGGTCCTCCAGCGGCTGCTGCGCAACGAGAAGCACGCGATCGCGGTCTCCGCGCGCACGGGCGCGGGCATCGAAGAGCTGCTCGCGCTGATCGACGCCGAACTGCCGCGGCCCAAGGTCGAGATCGAGGCCCTCGTGCCGTACACGCAGGGCCAGCTCATCTCGCGGGCGCACGCCGAGGGCGAGGTGCTCTCCGAGGAGCACACCGCCGAGGGCACGCTGCTCAAGGCGCGAGTGCACGAGGAACTGGCGGCGGACCTCACGCCGTACGTCCCCGTCGCCGGCTGA
- a CDS encoding diaminobutyrate--2-oxoglutarate transaminase family protein, translating into MAVTEPAPAAVSAGHSAAHEGILRRQSARESAARTYARALPIVPVRARGLTIEGADGRRYLDCLSGAGTLALGHNHPVVLEAIRKVLDSGAPLHVLDLATPVKDAFTTELFHTLPRELADRARIQFCGPAGTDAVEAALKLVRTATGRDGMLAFTGAYHGMTAGALEASGGAPDVRVARLPYPQDYRCPFGIGGADGAELAARWTESLLDDTKSGVSRPAGMILEPVQGEGGVIPAPDDWLRRMREITVARSIPLIADEVQTGVGRTGTFWAVEHSGVVPDVMVLSKAIGGSLPLAVVIYRDDLDVWQPGAHAGTFRGNQLAMAAGAATLAYVRENGLAERAGVLGARMLTQLRSLAAEHPCIGDVRGRGLMIGVELVDPAAADPAAVHSVPAGPLARSPRPLPPAPELAAAVQRECLRRGLIVELGGRHSSVVRLLPPLTITDEQAAAILDRLSDAISAAARPHHG; encoded by the coding sequence GTGGCCGTGACCGAGCCGGCGCCCGCGGCGGTTTCCGCGGGGCACTCCGCAGCACACGAGGGGATCCTGCGACGCCAGTCGGCGCGCGAGTCGGCGGCGCGCACCTATGCGCGCGCCCTGCCGATCGTGCCGGTACGGGCGCGCGGCCTGACGATCGAGGGCGCCGACGGGCGGCGCTACCTCGACTGCCTCTCGGGTGCGGGGACCCTGGCCCTCGGGCACAACCATCCGGTCGTGCTCGAGGCGATCAGAAAGGTCCTCGACTCGGGGGCTCCGCTGCACGTCCTCGACCTGGCGACGCCGGTCAAGGACGCCTTCACCACCGAGCTGTTCCACACGCTGCCCCGTGAACTCGCCGACCGCGCGCGGATCCAGTTCTGCGGCCCCGCCGGCACGGACGCGGTGGAGGCCGCGCTCAAACTCGTGCGGACGGCGACCGGACGTGACGGCATGCTCGCCTTCACCGGCGCCTACCACGGGATGACGGCAGGGGCGCTCGAAGCATCCGGCGGCGCACCGGACGTACGCGTCGCGCGCCTGCCCTACCCGCAGGACTACCGCTGCCCGTTCGGCATCGGCGGTGCGGACGGGGCCGAACTCGCGGCCCGCTGGACCGAGAGCCTCCTCGACGACACCAAGTCGGGTGTGTCCCGACCGGCCGGGATGATCCTCGAACCGGTGCAGGGCGAGGGCGGCGTGATCCCCGCCCCCGACGACTGGCTGCGCCGGATGCGCGAGATCACCGTCGCACGCTCGATCCCGCTCATCGCGGACGAGGTCCAGACCGGCGTCGGGCGCACCGGCACCTTCTGGGCCGTCGAGCACAGCGGCGTGGTCCCGGACGTGATGGTGCTGTCCAAGGCCATCGGCGGCAGCCTGCCCCTGGCCGTCGTGATCTACCGCGACGATCTCGACGTCTGGCAGCCCGGCGCCCACGCGGGCACCTTCCGCGGCAACCAGCTCGCCATGGCGGCCGGCGCGGCCACCCTCGCGTACGTCCGAGAGAACGGCCTCGCGGAACGCGCGGGAGTCCTGGGCGCCCGCATGCTCACCCAGCTGCGGTCCCTTGCCGCCGAACACCCCTGTATCGGCGACGTACGCGGCAGAGGCCTGATGATCGGCGTCGAACTCGTGGACCCGGCCGCCGCGGACCCGGCGGCTGTCCACTCCGTGCCTGCCGGACCCCTGGCCCGCTCCCCGCGCCCGCTTCCCCCGGCACCCGAACTCGCCGCAGCGGTGCAACGTGAATGCCTGCGCCGCGGCCTCATCGTCGAACTTGGCGGACGGCACTCCAGCGTCGTACGCCTCCTTCCTCCTCTCACCATCACGGACGAGCAGGCGGCCGCGATCCTCGACCGCCTCTCCGACGCGATCTCCGCGGCGGCGCGTCCGCACCACGGATAG
- a CDS encoding trypsin-like serine peptidase: MRPIRPLNTARRGRSARGRTSPVAAAVAIGAALVLTATACGPSEDNAGDDPSASQPADDGNGNGNGGNDDGKVEIPQDIQDRLKEHGIDLDKWKGGAWKKFDKDDWLREAGDYVNPIIEGLWDSDRMRDADKNPDRGVDDNDISGDQGVTDPTPEPVEAAALKAPYDASVPESGKLFFDGPDGSMVCSATVVKDPAHPGKSNMVWTAGHCVHAGADGGWYRNIAFVPSYNNSGKSAAELQNAPKEEVAPHGVWWGDWAQTSDQWIEQGGPTGGKGAPYDFAVIHVTPEKGSEGKSLEEQVGSALPVDFNAPAVPQIADMTATGYPAAPPFDGQKAFQCADKPGRLSISKPDPTMYRIGCTMTGGSSGGGWVAEGSDGEPALVSNTSIGPVTAGWLAGPRLGKEAKGIYGAVSKKFADQ, translated from the coding sequence ATGCGACCCATACGCCCGCTCAATACCGCTCGTCGTGGGAGGAGCGCGCGCGGCAGAACCTCCCCTGTGGCGGCCGCTGTCGCCATCGGCGCGGCGCTCGTTCTGACCGCGACGGCCTGTGGCCCGAGCGAGGACAACGCGGGCGACGATCCGTCCGCCTCCCAGCCCGCGGACGACGGCAACGGCAACGGCAACGGCGGCAACGACGACGGCAAGGTCGAGATTCCGCAGGACATCCAGGACCGGCTCAAGGAGCACGGCATCGACCTGGACAAGTGGAAGGGCGGGGCCTGGAAGAAGTTCGACAAGGACGACTGGCTCCGCGAGGCCGGCGACTACGTCAACCCGATCATCGAGGGCCTGTGGGACTCGGACCGCATGCGCGACGCCGACAAGAACCCCGACCGCGGTGTCGACGACAACGACATCTCCGGTGACCAGGGCGTGACCGACCCGACGCCCGAGCCGGTGGAAGCGGCAGCCCTGAAGGCGCCGTACGACGCCAGCGTTCCCGAGTCGGGCAAGCTGTTCTTCGACGGCCCCGATGGCTCGATGGTCTGCTCCGCCACCGTCGTGAAGGACCCGGCGCACCCGGGCAAGTCCAACATGGTGTGGACCGCGGGTCACTGTGTGCACGCCGGAGCGGATGGCGGCTGGTACCGCAACATCGCCTTCGTGCCCTCGTACAACAACAGTGGCAAGTCGGCAGCCGAGCTGCAGAACGCCCCCAAGGAAGAAGTCGCTCCGCACGGCGTCTGGTGGGGCGACTGGGCGCAGACCTCCGACCAGTGGATCGAGCAGGGTGGCCCGACGGGCGGCAAGGGCGCGCCGTACGACTTCGCGGTCATCCACGTGACGCCCGAGAAGGGCAGCGAGGGCAAGTCCCTTGAGGAGCAGGTCGGTTCCGCGCTCCCGGTGGACTTCAACGCCCCGGCCGTGCCGCAGATCGCCGACATGACGGCGACCGGCTACCCGGCGGCTCCGCCGTTCGACGGCCAGAAGGCCTTCCAGTGCGCCGACAAGCCGGGCCGGCTCTCGATCAGCAAGCCCGACCCGACGATGTACCGCATCGGCTGCACGATGACCGGCGGTTCGTCCGGCGGCGGCTGGGTCGCCGAGGGCTCGGACGGCGAGCCCGCCCTGGTCTCCAACACCTCCATCGGCCCGGTGACGGCCGGCTGGCTGGCCGGACCCCGGCTCGGCAAGGAAGCCAAGGGCATCTACGGCGCGGTGAGCAAGAAGTTCGCCGACCAGTAG
- a CDS encoding M1 family metallopeptidase, with protein sequence MLLTPRVKASRPRTLRIATTLLAAATSATLLAASAPSPARPLGIGDRLFPHLGNPGYDVMAYDIAFTYHGDNKKPLDAVTVIDARTSAPLRRVNLDFAHGKVRSVAVNGAPARFETTGEDLVVTPSRPLSRDEQMRITVRHTSDPRPTKNKDGGWVPTADGLAMANQADAGHRVFPSNDHPSDKARFTFRVTTPKGLTAVANGLPVATAHTGATTTRAFRTRHPMATELAQVSIGRSTVVHRSGPHGLPVRDVVPTKDRKAMERWLKKTPDQIGWMEEKVGRYPFETYGVLMAQAQTGFELETQTLSLFESDLFKRPEFPEWYVDSIMVHELAHQWFGDSVSPSSWSDLWLNEGHATWYEALFAEEKSKKPLQKRMREAYRQSDGWRAAGGPPAAPKGPAPGQKISIFRPVVYDGSALVLYALRQEIGHDNFDRLERDFVRTYRDGNATTADFVRLASSTAGRDLSGFFDAWLYGAKTPPMPGHPDWRKAAPARK encoded by the coding sequence ATGCTGCTCACCCCCCGGGTCAAGGCCTCGCGGCCGAGGACTCTCCGCATCGCGACCACGCTCCTGGCCGCGGCCACCTCCGCCACCCTTCTCGCCGCGAGTGCGCCGTCACCGGCCAGACCGCTCGGCATCGGCGACCGGCTCTTCCCGCACCTGGGCAACCCCGGGTACGACGTCATGGCGTACGACATCGCCTTCACGTACCACGGCGACAACAAGAAGCCGCTCGATGCCGTGACGGTGATCGACGCCCGTACGAGCGCCCCGCTGAGGCGCGTCAACCTCGACTTCGCCCACGGTAAGGTCCGCTCAGTCGCCGTCAACGGCGCTCCAGCCCGCTTCGAGACCACCGGTGAGGACCTGGTCGTCACGCCGTCACGGCCGCTGAGCCGGGACGAGCAGATGCGGATCACCGTCCGGCACACCAGTGATCCCCGGCCCACGAAGAACAAGGACGGCGGCTGGGTGCCCACCGCCGACGGGCTCGCCATGGCCAACCAGGCCGACGCCGGGCACCGCGTGTTCCCGTCGAACGACCACCCCTCCGACAAGGCGCGGTTCACCTTCCGCGTCACCACCCCGAAGGGGCTCACCGCCGTCGCCAACGGTCTGCCCGTCGCGACGGCGCACACCGGGGCCACCACGACGCGGGCCTTCCGCACCCGCCACCCCATGGCGACGGAACTGGCGCAGGTGTCCATCGGCCGCTCCACCGTGGTGCACCGCTCCGGGCCGCACGGCCTCCCCGTACGCGATGTGGTGCCCACCAAGGACCGCAAGGCTATGGAGCGCTGGCTGAAGAAGACGCCGGACCAGATCGGCTGGATGGAGGAGAAGGTCGGCCGCTACCCCTTCGAGACGTACGGCGTGCTGATGGCGCAGGCACAGACCGGCTTCGAACTCGAGACGCAGACCCTCTCCCTCTTCGAGAGCGATCTGTTCAAGCGGCCCGAGTTCCCCGAGTGGTACGTGGACTCGATCATGGTGCATGAGCTTGCGCACCAGTGGTTCGGCGACAGCGTGAGCCCGAGCTCCTGGTCCGATCTCTGGCTCAACGAAGGGCACGCCACCTGGTACGAGGCCCTCTTCGCCGAGGAGAAGTCGAAGAAGCCCCTCCAGAAGCGGATGCGTGAGGCCTACCGGCAGTCGGACGGCTGGCGCGCCGCGGGCGGACCGCCGGCCGCGCCGAAGGGCCCCGCACCGGGCCAGAAGATCAGCATCTTCCGCCCGGTGGTGTACGACGGCAGCGCGCTGGTGCTCTACGCACTGCGGCAGGAGATCGGGCACGACAACTTCGACCGCCTCGAGCGTGACTTCGTGCGCACCTACCGGGACGGGAACGCGACGACCGCGGACTTCGTGCGGCTCGCCTCGTCGACCGCGGGCCGTGATCTGAGCGGTTTCTTCGACGCCTGGCTGTACGGCGCGAAGACGCCGCCGATGCCGGGCCATCCGGACTGGCGTAAGGCGGCTCCCGCCCGGAAATAA
- a CDS encoding RelA/SpoT family protein — MSAEATNPAMSGPVTPAAQRRRGRPRLDLRRLGRAALLGSGTRDRLPDAIGHVAEAHRAHYPDADLEPLRRAWVLAESSHRGQMRKSGEPYITHPLAVTLILAQLGAEITTLTASLLHDTVEDTDVTLDQVRTEFGDDVCYLVDGVTKLEKVDYGAAAEPETFRKMLVATGNDVRVMSIKLADRLHNMRTLGVMRPEKQARIAKVTRDVLIPLAERLGVQALKTELEDLVFAILHPEEYARVQELIAANAVGGGDPLEGTADDVRAVLREAGIAAEVLIRPRHYVSVHRVHRKRGEMRAADFGRLLVLVNEDADCYGVLGELHTCFTPVVSEFKDFIAVPKFNLYQSLHTAVARPDGEVAEVLIRTYQMHKVAEAGVVALRNPYAPPSEEQSDAGPDASSDDAVEGERADPTRPGWLSRLLDWQEAAPDPDTFWSTLREDLAQDREIAVFRPDGGTLGLPAGASCVDAAYAQYGEDAHACIGARVNGRLATLSTVLRDGDTVQLLMGQDAASGPSREWLDHARTPGARIAIRRWLTTHPTPASAPPASPPEKTAPAPLPQASDFPRPAAANAVVDREGASVRLAGCCTPVPPDEVTAFAVRGGVVTVHRVECPAVARMKEVGRAEVGVRWGDSAECRVTLIAESFGRAHLLADLTEAIALEGVEVMSATVEPPSQQRVRHTYTLQLPDAAHLPGLMRAMRAVPGVYDVSRAQHPAAATS, encoded by the coding sequence ATGAGTGCGGAGGCTACAAACCCTGCGATGTCAGGCCCCGTGACGCCCGCAGCGCAGCGCAGGCGCGGCCGCCCACGGCTTGACCTGCGCAGGCTCGGCCGGGCAGCCCTGTTGGGGTCCGGCACCCGGGACCGGTTGCCGGACGCCATCGGCCATGTGGCGGAAGCCCATCGCGCCCACTACCCGGACGCGGACCTGGAGCCGCTGCGGCGTGCGTGGGTCCTGGCGGAGTCATCCCACCGCGGCCAGATGCGCAAGAGCGGTGAGCCGTACATCACACACCCGCTCGCGGTGACCCTGATCCTCGCCCAACTGGGCGCCGAGATCACGACCTTGACCGCCTCCCTGCTCCACGACACCGTCGAGGACACGGATGTGACGCTCGATCAGGTGCGTACGGAATTCGGCGACGACGTCTGCTATCTGGTCGACGGCGTCACGAAGCTGGAGAAGGTCGACTACGGAGCCGCCGCCGAGCCCGAGACCTTCCGCAAGATGCTCGTGGCCACCGGCAACGACGTACGCGTCATGTCGATCAAGCTGGCCGACCGCCTGCACAACATGCGCACGCTCGGCGTCATGCGCCCCGAGAAACAGGCACGGATCGCCAAGGTGACACGTGACGTGCTCATTCCGCTCGCCGAACGCCTCGGCGTGCAGGCGCTCAAGACCGAGCTGGAGGACCTCGTATTCGCGATCCTCCACCCGGAGGAGTACGCCCGGGTCCAAGAGCTGATCGCGGCCAACGCCGTGGGCGGCGGCGACCCGCTGGAGGGGACGGCGGACGACGTCCGGGCGGTGCTGCGCGAGGCGGGCATCGCGGCCGAAGTCCTCATCAGGCCACGGCACTACGTCTCGGTCCACCGGGTGCACCGCAAACGCGGCGAGATGCGCGCGGCCGACTTCGGACGGCTCCTGGTCCTGGTGAACGAGGACGCGGACTGTTACGGCGTCCTCGGAGAGCTGCACACGTGCTTCACGCCGGTGGTCTCGGAGTTCAAGGACTTCATCGCCGTACCGAAGTTCAACCTCTACCAGTCGCTGCACACGGCGGTGGCCCGCCCGGACGGGGAGGTCGCCGAAGTCCTCATCCGCACGTACCAGATGCACAAGGTGGCCGAGGCCGGCGTCGTCGCGTTGCGCAATCCGTACGCTCCTCCTTCGGAGGAGCAGTCCGATGCCGGTCCCGACGCCTCTTCGGACGACGCCGTGGAGGGTGAGCGCGCCGACCCGACCCGGCCCGGCTGGCTCTCCCGCCTGCTCGACTGGCAGGAGGCGGCGCCCGACCCCGACACGTTCTGGTCCACGCTCCGCGAAGACCTCGCCCAGGACCGCGAGATCGCCGTCTTCCGCCCCGACGGCGGCACGCTCGGCCTGCCCGCCGGTGCGAGCTGCGTGGACGCCGCCTACGCCCAGTACGGCGAGGACGCCCACGCCTGCATCGGCGCACGTGTCAACGGCCGCCTGGCCACGCTGAGCACGGTCCTGCGGGACGGCGACACGGTCCAGCTGCTCATGGGACAGGACGCGGCGTCCGGGCCATCGCGCGAGTGGCTCGACCACGCGCGCACGCCCGGCGCTCGGATCGCCATCCGGCGCTGGCTCACGACCCACCCCACGCCCGCCTCGGCACCCCCGGCGTCGCCCCCGGAGAAGACGGCCCCCGCGCCCCTGCCGCAGGCCTCCGACTTCCCGCGCCCCGCCGCGGCGAACGCCGTGGTGGACAGGGAAGGCGCGAGCGTACGACTCGCCGGCTGCTGTACGCCCGTGCCGCCCGACGAGGTGACCGCCTTCGCCGTGCGCGGCGGGGTCGTCACCGTGCACCGCGTCGAGTGTCCCGCCGTCGCGCGCATGAAGGAGGTGGGGCGTGCGGAGGTAGGAGTGCGCTGGGGAGACAGCGCGGAGTGCCGGGTCACGCTGATCGCCGAGTCGTTCGGGCGGGCGCATCTGCTGGCCGACCTCACGGAAGCCATCGCCCTGGAGGGCGTCGAGGTCATGTCGGCGACCGTCGAGCCGCCGAGCCAGCAGCGCGTGCGCCACACGTACACGCTGCAACTGCCGGACGCGGCCCACCTGCCGGGGCTGATGCGTGCGATGCGTGCGGTGCCCGGGGTGTACGACGTCAGCCGTGCCCAGCACCCGGCGGCGGCGACTTCGTAG